In the Festucalex cinctus isolate MCC-2025b chromosome 10, RoL_Fcin_1.0, whole genome shotgun sequence genome, one interval contains:
- the LOC144026949 gene encoding tudor domain-containing protein 5-like isoform X3, which produces MNPDAVLAKLKKDIRSLLISSKVDLDPELLKRDYRTMVGHPLPLKLLGFRNIIDMVKEMPDVVSVDVRADGKTFFKAVSHESTRNIEELVAKQRTSVTDKKRKNQQFSTYHSFHRSIPLILPRRGDAPLALPPHLRAQLRFLLSQGPVRLSELETSFLRCFGHTLRAHDLGFYSTGEMLQAAADLVLVRQSRFGSILTLREQMLPRTIATQQNRGAPKTTIKTRVHTPTKDTTGSSIHEEPTCVGCDLQTIEKDQGPEAQPSQESLPFHQRLLQLQEDLRQQIAENGVAGTISHKLKEKLKKVVSKSRCGMSVHILPEEYKMLLGEDLPLKENGFVSVTELVDAMSDVFCLQHVDGDGKHDWIIKMIHSEDDPGVEQPQMSCDTEESLWEGKEGDDGNISEDEELLTEHFVMQERMPELFPAIELFCNTTVPLDALKSQHLERPTPRSAFDVAQIRVQQMESPGFFYVCFTDSEEAQAFEDMKFEMSQCYSSPDVSERYRLPKRFVRRGQAVCCASSKDMCFTRGVIHQVISPTSVEVYHVDFGMKSTVHTDDLMFLKSCFSILPAQAVPSSLAGIKPTTGAWTSQAIASFVSLCCNRSLVAALVCYTGDVLQLYLCDTRTDNDIYIHCVLVSQGHGEACSHSASAALCVQVSPISLYLGEGTFHLPDVEEETTQSAEILEQSVLATQKFESEVMPALEFIGDNEISPCIQQETGLGRCSGVLRPPPIVLTMKEENSGM; this is translated from the exons ATGAACCCAGATGCCGTTTTAGCAAAGCTGAAGAAGGATATCCGCTCTTTACTAATTTCCTCTAAAGTGGATTTAGACCCTGAGCTACTAAAACGGGACTACAGAACAATGGTGGGCCATCCTCTGCCTCTGAAATTGCTCGGCTTCCGAAATATCATCGATATGGTAAAGGAGATGCCTGATGTGGTGTCAGTTGATGTCAGAGCGGATGGGAAAACGTTCTTTAAGG CTGTTAGCCACGAGTCCACGCGAAACATCGAAGAGCTGGTAGCGAAACAGCGTACGTCTGttacagacaaaaaaagaaaaaatcagcaGTTTTCTACCTACCACAGCTTTCACCGTTCAATCCCGTTGATTCTTCCCAGACGAGGTGACGCTCCTCTGGCCCTTCCTCCCCACCTGAGGGCACAGCTGCGCTTCCTCCTTTCACAG GGTCCTGTGAGGTTATCAGAACTAGAGACCAGCTTTCTGCGATGTTTTGGCCACACACTGCGTGCTCATGATTTGGGATTCTACTCTACTGGAGAGATGTTGCAAGCTGCTGCAGACCTCGTTTTGGTCCGACAGAGCAGGTTTGGCTCCATACTGACCCTGAGAGAGCAAATGCTGCCCAGAACGATTGCTACTCAACAGAACCGTGGAGCACCAAAGACGACAATCAAAACAAGAGTGCACACCCCAACAAAAG ACACCACTGGGAGTTCTATCCACGAGGAACCAACATGTGTCGGATGTGATCTGCAAACAATTGAGAAGGACCAAGGACCAGAAGCTCAGCCCTCCCAGGAAAGTCTCCCTTTTCATCAGCGTCTCTTACAG CTGCAAGAGGATCTTCGCCAGCAAATTGCAGAGAATGGAGTGGCTGGCACCATTAGTCACAAGCTGAAAGAGAAACTGAAAAAG GTTGTCAGTAAAAGCAGGTGTGGAATGTCAGTCCACATTCTCCCTGAAGAGTACAAG aTGCTTTTGGGTGAAGACTTGCCTCTGAAAGAGAATGGCTTTGTCAGTGTCACCGAGTTGGTTGACGCCATGAGTGACGTCTTCTGCCTTCAACATGTAGATGGGGATGGTAAACACGACTGGATCATTAAGATGATACATTCCG aagatgATCCTGGTGTAGAGCAGccacagatgagctgtgacaCTGAAGAGTCTCTTTGGGAAGGCAAAGAGGGTGATGATGGTAACATCTCAGAGGATGAAGAATTATTGACAGAGCATTTTGTGATGCAAGAAAGG ATGCCGGAGCTGTTTCCTGCCATTGAATTGTTTTGCAACACCACTGTGCCTCTTGACGCACTGAAGAGTCAACATCTTGAACGGCCCACGCCGCGTTCAGCTTTTGATGTGGCTCAAATCCGGGTGCAACAAATGGAGTCTCCAGGATTCTTCTACGTCTGCTTCACTGATAGTGAGGAGGCCCAAGCTTTTGAGGACATGAAATTCGAGATGAG TCAATGTTACTCGTCCCCTGATGTGTCAGAGCGTTACCGCCTCCCCAAGCGATTTGTCCGACGAGGACAGGCTGTCTGTTGTGCATCATCCAAGGATATGTGCTTCACACGAGGGGTGATTCACCAGGTCATCAGCCCCACCAGCGTTGAGGTTTACCATGTAGACTTTGGCATGAAGTCCACTGTGCACACTGATGACTTGATGTTCCTCAA GTCGTGCTTCTCCATTCTTCCAGCGCAAGCTGTCCCATCGTCACTTGCTGGAATTAAACCGACCACT GGTGCCTGGACTTCCCAGGCCATCGCTTCATTTGTCAGTCTATGCTGTAATCGTTCCCTAGTGGCAGCTTTGGTTTGCTACACTGGAGATGTGCTCCAACTCTACCTTTGCGATACCCGTACTGACAACGATATCTACATCCACTGTGTCCTCGTCAGCCAGGGCCATGGGGAGGCCTGCAGCCATTCAGCCAGTGCAGCA ttGTGTGTCCAGGTCAGCCCTATAAGCTTATACCTGGGAGAGGGCACATTTCATCTGCCAGATGTTGAAGAGGAGACCACTCAGTCAGCAGAAATACTGGAGCAGTCAGTGTTAGCCACACAGAAG TTTGAAAGTGAGGTGATGCCTGCATTGGAGTTTATCGGGGACAATGAGATCAGTCCTTGTATTCAG CAAGAAACGGGTTTGGGTCGGTGCTCTGGCGTCCTTCGACCTCCACCGATTGTTTTGACAATGAAAGAGGAGAACAGTGGAATGTAG
- the LOC144027147 gene encoding uncharacterized protein LOC144027147, translating into MHRQGQFHSYSTDYLEAGAVTPHAVSDHTEYQNQGQEQNYITNTFLKMSEDVKVLIGETLFLDSSSDHVSGLWRRELGIELMLKTVVSQADGLTNSNVPESPVEDAEYLVNEDKSAKPDEDNVKAKDEMEVMWAGHKKRQRGANDS; encoded by the exons ATGCACAGACAAG GTCAATTCCACTCGTATAGCACTGACTACCTGGAGGCTGGAGCTGTTACTCCACATGCGGTGTCAGACCACACAGAGTATCAGAATCAAGGCCAAGAGCAGAACTACATTACAAACACCTTTCTGAAAATGAGTGAGGATGTGAAGGTGCTGATTGGAGAGACTTTGTTTCTAGATTCATCATCAG atcATGTCAGCGGATTGTGGAGGAGAGAACTGGGCATCGAATTGATGCTGAAAAC GGTTGTCAGTCAAGCAGACGGACTCACCAACAGCAATGTTCCCGAGTCTCCAGTAGAGGACGCTGAGTATTTG GTGAATGAAGATAAGTCAGCTAAGCCTGATGAGGACAATGTAAAGGCCAAAGATGAGATGGAGGTCATGTGGGCAGGACATAAGAAAAGACAAA GGGGAGCTAATGATTCATGA
- the LOC144026949 gene encoding tudor domain-containing protein 5-like isoform X1: MNPDAVLAKLKKDIRSLLISSKVDLDPELLKRDYRTMVGHPLPLKLLGFRNIIDMVKEMPDVVSVDVRADGKTFFKAVSHESTRNIEELVAKQRTSVTDKKRKNQQFSTYHSFHRSIPLILPRRGDAPLALPPHLRAQLRFLLSQGPVRLSELETSFLRCFGHTLRAHDLGFYSTGEMLQAAADLVLVRQSRFGSILTLREQMLPRTIATQQNRGAPKTTIKTRVHTPTKDTTGSSIHEEPTCVGCDLQTIEKDQGPEAQPSQESLPFHQRLLQLQEDLRQQIAENGVAGTISHKLKEKLKKVVSKSRCGMSVHILPEEYKMLLGEDLPLKENGFVSVTELVDAMSDVFCLQHVDGDGKHDWIIKMIHSEDDPGVEQPQMSCDTEESLWEGKEGDDGNISEDEELLTEHFVMQERMPELFPAIELFCNTTVPLDALKSQHLERPTPRSAFDVAQIRVQQMESPGFFYVCFTDSEEAQAFEDMKFEMSQCYSSPDVSERYRLPKRFVRRGQAVCCASSKDMCFTRGVIHQVISPTSVEVYHVDFGMKSTVHTDDLMFLKSCFSILPAQAVPSSLAGIKPTTGAWTSQAIASFVSLCCNRSLVAALVCYTGDVLQLYLCDTRTDNDIYIHCVLVSQGHGEACSHSASAALCVQVSPISLYLGEGTFHLPDVEEETTQSAEILEQSVLATQKFESEVMPALEFIGDNEISPCIQQQETGLGRCSGVLRPPPIVLTMKEENSGM, from the exons ATGAACCCAGATGCCGTTTTAGCAAAGCTGAAGAAGGATATCCGCTCTTTACTAATTTCCTCTAAAGTGGATTTAGACCCTGAGCTACTAAAACGGGACTACAGAACAATGGTGGGCCATCCTCTGCCTCTGAAATTGCTCGGCTTCCGAAATATCATCGATATGGTAAAGGAGATGCCTGATGTGGTGTCAGTTGATGTCAGAGCGGATGGGAAAACGTTCTTTAAGG CTGTTAGCCACGAGTCCACGCGAAACATCGAAGAGCTGGTAGCGAAACAGCGTACGTCTGttacagacaaaaaaagaaaaaatcagcaGTTTTCTACCTACCACAGCTTTCACCGTTCAATCCCGTTGATTCTTCCCAGACGAGGTGACGCTCCTCTGGCCCTTCCTCCCCACCTGAGGGCACAGCTGCGCTTCCTCCTTTCACAG GGTCCTGTGAGGTTATCAGAACTAGAGACCAGCTTTCTGCGATGTTTTGGCCACACACTGCGTGCTCATGATTTGGGATTCTACTCTACTGGAGAGATGTTGCAAGCTGCTGCAGACCTCGTTTTGGTCCGACAGAGCAGGTTTGGCTCCATACTGACCCTGAGAGAGCAAATGCTGCCCAGAACGATTGCTACTCAACAGAACCGTGGAGCACCAAAGACGACAATCAAAACAAGAGTGCACACCCCAACAAAAG ACACCACTGGGAGTTCTATCCACGAGGAACCAACATGTGTCGGATGTGATCTGCAAACAATTGAGAAGGACCAAGGACCAGAAGCTCAGCCCTCCCAGGAAAGTCTCCCTTTTCATCAGCGTCTCTTACAG CTGCAAGAGGATCTTCGCCAGCAAATTGCAGAGAATGGAGTGGCTGGCACCATTAGTCACAAGCTGAAAGAGAAACTGAAAAAG GTTGTCAGTAAAAGCAGGTGTGGAATGTCAGTCCACATTCTCCCTGAAGAGTACAAG aTGCTTTTGGGTGAAGACTTGCCTCTGAAAGAGAATGGCTTTGTCAGTGTCACCGAGTTGGTTGACGCCATGAGTGACGTCTTCTGCCTTCAACATGTAGATGGGGATGGTAAACACGACTGGATCATTAAGATGATACATTCCG aagatgATCCTGGTGTAGAGCAGccacagatgagctgtgacaCTGAAGAGTCTCTTTGGGAAGGCAAAGAGGGTGATGATGGTAACATCTCAGAGGATGAAGAATTATTGACAGAGCATTTTGTGATGCAAGAAAGG ATGCCGGAGCTGTTTCCTGCCATTGAATTGTTTTGCAACACCACTGTGCCTCTTGACGCACTGAAGAGTCAACATCTTGAACGGCCCACGCCGCGTTCAGCTTTTGATGTGGCTCAAATCCGGGTGCAACAAATGGAGTCTCCAGGATTCTTCTACGTCTGCTTCACTGATAGTGAGGAGGCCCAAGCTTTTGAGGACATGAAATTCGAGATGAG TCAATGTTACTCGTCCCCTGATGTGTCAGAGCGTTACCGCCTCCCCAAGCGATTTGTCCGACGAGGACAGGCTGTCTGTTGTGCATCATCCAAGGATATGTGCTTCACACGAGGGGTGATTCACCAGGTCATCAGCCCCACCAGCGTTGAGGTTTACCATGTAGACTTTGGCATGAAGTCCACTGTGCACACTGATGACTTGATGTTCCTCAA GTCGTGCTTCTCCATTCTTCCAGCGCAAGCTGTCCCATCGTCACTTGCTGGAATTAAACCGACCACT GGTGCCTGGACTTCCCAGGCCATCGCTTCATTTGTCAGTCTATGCTGTAATCGTTCCCTAGTGGCAGCTTTGGTTTGCTACACTGGAGATGTGCTCCAACTCTACCTTTGCGATACCCGTACTGACAACGATATCTACATCCACTGTGTCCTCGTCAGCCAGGGCCATGGGGAGGCCTGCAGCCATTCAGCCAGTGCAGCA ttGTGTGTCCAGGTCAGCCCTATAAGCTTATACCTGGGAGAGGGCACATTTCATCTGCCAGATGTTGAAGAGGAGACCACTCAGTCAGCAGAAATACTGGAGCAGTCAGTGTTAGCCACACAGAAG TTTGAAAGTGAGGTGATGCCTGCATTGGAGTTTATCGGGGACAATGAGATCAGTCCTTGTATTCAG CAGCAAGAAACGGGTTTGGGTCGGTGCTCTGGCGTCCTTCGACCTCCACCGATTGTTTTGACAATGAAAGAGGAGAACAGTGGAATGTAG
- the LOC144026949 gene encoding tudor domain-containing protein 5-like isoform X2: MNPDAVLAKLKKDIRSLLISSKVDLDPELLKRDYRTMVGHPLPLKLLGFRNIIDMVKEMPDVVSVDVRADGKTFFKAVSHESTRNIEELVAKQRTSVTDKKRKNQQFSTYHSFHRSIPLILPRRGDAPLALPPHLRAQLRFLLSQGPVRLSELETSFLRCFGHTLRAHDLGFYSTGEMLQAAADLVLVRQSRFGSILTLREQMLPRTIATQQNRGAPKTTIKTRVHTPTKDTTGSSIHEEPTCVGCDLQTIEKDQGPEAQPSQESLPFHQRLLQLQEDLRQQIAENGVAGTISHKLKEKLKKVVSKSRCGMSVHILPEEYKMLLGEDLPLKENGFVSVTELVDAMSDVFCLQHVDGDGKHDWIIKMIHSDDPGVEQPQMSCDTEESLWEGKEGDDGNISEDEELLTEHFVMQERMPELFPAIELFCNTTVPLDALKSQHLERPTPRSAFDVAQIRVQQMESPGFFYVCFTDSEEAQAFEDMKFEMSQCYSSPDVSERYRLPKRFVRRGQAVCCASSKDMCFTRGVIHQVISPTSVEVYHVDFGMKSTVHTDDLMFLKSCFSILPAQAVPSSLAGIKPTTGAWTSQAIASFVSLCCNRSLVAALVCYTGDVLQLYLCDTRTDNDIYIHCVLVSQGHGEACSHSASAALCVQVSPISLYLGEGTFHLPDVEEETTQSAEILEQSVLATQKFESEVMPALEFIGDNEISPCIQQQETGLGRCSGVLRPPPIVLTMKEENSGM, encoded by the exons ATGAACCCAGATGCCGTTTTAGCAAAGCTGAAGAAGGATATCCGCTCTTTACTAATTTCCTCTAAAGTGGATTTAGACCCTGAGCTACTAAAACGGGACTACAGAACAATGGTGGGCCATCCTCTGCCTCTGAAATTGCTCGGCTTCCGAAATATCATCGATATGGTAAAGGAGATGCCTGATGTGGTGTCAGTTGATGTCAGAGCGGATGGGAAAACGTTCTTTAAGG CTGTTAGCCACGAGTCCACGCGAAACATCGAAGAGCTGGTAGCGAAACAGCGTACGTCTGttacagacaaaaaaagaaaaaatcagcaGTTTTCTACCTACCACAGCTTTCACCGTTCAATCCCGTTGATTCTTCCCAGACGAGGTGACGCTCCTCTGGCCCTTCCTCCCCACCTGAGGGCACAGCTGCGCTTCCTCCTTTCACAG GGTCCTGTGAGGTTATCAGAACTAGAGACCAGCTTTCTGCGATGTTTTGGCCACACACTGCGTGCTCATGATTTGGGATTCTACTCTACTGGAGAGATGTTGCAAGCTGCTGCAGACCTCGTTTTGGTCCGACAGAGCAGGTTTGGCTCCATACTGACCCTGAGAGAGCAAATGCTGCCCAGAACGATTGCTACTCAACAGAACCGTGGAGCACCAAAGACGACAATCAAAACAAGAGTGCACACCCCAACAAAAG ACACCACTGGGAGTTCTATCCACGAGGAACCAACATGTGTCGGATGTGATCTGCAAACAATTGAGAAGGACCAAGGACCAGAAGCTCAGCCCTCCCAGGAAAGTCTCCCTTTTCATCAGCGTCTCTTACAG CTGCAAGAGGATCTTCGCCAGCAAATTGCAGAGAATGGAGTGGCTGGCACCATTAGTCACAAGCTGAAAGAGAAACTGAAAAAG GTTGTCAGTAAAAGCAGGTGTGGAATGTCAGTCCACATTCTCCCTGAAGAGTACAAG aTGCTTTTGGGTGAAGACTTGCCTCTGAAAGAGAATGGCTTTGTCAGTGTCACCGAGTTGGTTGACGCCATGAGTGACGTCTTCTGCCTTCAACATGTAGATGGGGATGGTAAACACGACTGGATCATTAAGATGATACATTCCG atgATCCTGGTGTAGAGCAGccacagatgagctgtgacaCTGAAGAGTCTCTTTGGGAAGGCAAAGAGGGTGATGATGGTAACATCTCAGAGGATGAAGAATTATTGACAGAGCATTTTGTGATGCAAGAAAGG ATGCCGGAGCTGTTTCCTGCCATTGAATTGTTTTGCAACACCACTGTGCCTCTTGACGCACTGAAGAGTCAACATCTTGAACGGCCCACGCCGCGTTCAGCTTTTGATGTGGCTCAAATCCGGGTGCAACAAATGGAGTCTCCAGGATTCTTCTACGTCTGCTTCACTGATAGTGAGGAGGCCCAAGCTTTTGAGGACATGAAATTCGAGATGAG TCAATGTTACTCGTCCCCTGATGTGTCAGAGCGTTACCGCCTCCCCAAGCGATTTGTCCGACGAGGACAGGCTGTCTGTTGTGCATCATCCAAGGATATGTGCTTCACACGAGGGGTGATTCACCAGGTCATCAGCCCCACCAGCGTTGAGGTTTACCATGTAGACTTTGGCATGAAGTCCACTGTGCACACTGATGACTTGATGTTCCTCAA GTCGTGCTTCTCCATTCTTCCAGCGCAAGCTGTCCCATCGTCACTTGCTGGAATTAAACCGACCACT GGTGCCTGGACTTCCCAGGCCATCGCTTCATTTGTCAGTCTATGCTGTAATCGTTCCCTAGTGGCAGCTTTGGTTTGCTACACTGGAGATGTGCTCCAACTCTACCTTTGCGATACCCGTACTGACAACGATATCTACATCCACTGTGTCCTCGTCAGCCAGGGCCATGGGGAGGCCTGCAGCCATTCAGCCAGTGCAGCA ttGTGTGTCCAGGTCAGCCCTATAAGCTTATACCTGGGAGAGGGCACATTTCATCTGCCAGATGTTGAAGAGGAGACCACTCAGTCAGCAGAAATACTGGAGCAGTCAGTGTTAGCCACACAGAAG TTTGAAAGTGAGGTGATGCCTGCATTGGAGTTTATCGGGGACAATGAGATCAGTCCTTGTATTCAG CAGCAAGAAACGGGTTTGGGTCGGTGCTCTGGCGTCCTTCGACCTCCACCGATTGTTTTGACAATGAAAGAGGAGAACAGTGGAATGTAG